The following nucleotide sequence is from Novipirellula artificiosorum.
GAAATGGCTAGCCAAGGCCGATTGGTGTTTCTGCTCGATACCTCCGCCAGTATGCAGACGACCGACGTGCCAGGGCATCGCAATCGATTTGAGCGTGCCAAGCAGTTAATTGGCGATCGCATTGAGACGATGACCGACGAGGAAACTGCAATGTTGGTGGCGTTTAGTGATCGGGCTGAAGTGCTACAGTCGTTTACGTCAGAGCGGCGGCGACTTCGGGATGCTCTTTCTCGCGTTGAAGTGACCAATCGATCCACCGACGTACTTGGTGCGCTGAAGGCGGCCGATGGTTTGGCCAATCCGAGGCGTACGAGTGAAATCGGTGACGTGAACGATGTTCAAGTGGCGGATGCCAAGCCGGCGGATTTGCTGATGTACAGCGACGGAGGATTTCAAAATGTAACGGAGTTCAGCTTGGGGAACCTGATTCCTGAGTACATTGCTCTGGGAACTGACTCCCCCACGAATTTGGCGATCACTGCTTTTTCTGCGGAACGAAATGTTGAGAAGCCATCTGAAGTACAAGCATTTGCGACGGTTGTCAATCTTGGATCCCAGCCTGCAACCGCGACGGCATCCTTGACGCTTGAGGAGGAACTGTTGGATGCGTCGGGTGTCGATCTGCCGCCTGGCGAACAAGTTGGCTTGTCGTTTGCCTTCGAGAATGATGAAGCGGTTTCGTTGAAATTGTCACTCGACATCGACGACGATTTCGCTCTCGACAATGTTGCGTTTGCTGGATTGACGCCACTCCGCACGGTTTCGGTGTTGGTGGTCACGCCGGGCAACACGCCGCTGCGGCTTGCCCTGAACACTCCCAAGGCTTCGAAAATCTGCGTTTCGGAATTTGTCGCTCCGGCGTACTTGTCGACGGATGCTTACAAGCAACGATCCGCCGCAGGGGCGGATGACTTGATTATCTACGATCGCTGTTCGCCCGAGACGATGCCGATCACGAACACGTTTTTCGTTGGGGACTTGCCCCCCGGCGAGACATGGAAATGGCGCACCGATCCGTCGGGTGTGGTGTTGGTCGATTTGGATCGGACGCACCCGATGATGAGATATTTGGAACTGTTTTCCCTGCTGATCTTTAAAGGGCGATCGATCGACGGACCTGCGGGTTCCATGGAGCTGTTGGGCGCCGATATTGGTCCGATGATGGTTTTGGCCCCGCGCGACGGCTATCAAGACTTGGTGCTTGGTTTCGAATTGGTCAGCGAAGACGGCTCCGGAGAGACGCAGACGAATACAAATTGGTACGCCGAACGATCTTGGCCGGTGTTCGTGTTGAATGTGCTGCGCTACTTAGCCGGAGCGGCCGAAGCGAGCGGAGCGCCGTCGTTCAAGCCAGGCGACACGGTTCGGTTGCGTCTGGAAAGTGCGTTGCCACAAGTCACGGTGCAACATGCCGGCAGCGAGCCAACCATGGTACCGGTTGGTCCCTCGGGATTTACCGAAATCGTTATGACCGACCAGCCCGGCAACTACCAAGTCACCGCCAAGGATCGCGTCGTCGATCTGTTTTCGATCAATCTGTTTGACACTCGCGAGAGCACGATCGCAACCGCTCCGAGCGTGGAACTAGGGTACGAGTCGGTGGAGGCCGCCAGCGGAGGTGTCGAAAAGAGAAAAGAATACTGGCGTTGGTTATTGCTTGGGATGTTGGCGGTGTTGGCAACGGAGTGGTGGGTGTTCGCTCGCCGAGTCGGCTAACCGTTATAACCGTCATTCCGAGTGCTGCGTTCGTGGTTCCCCCCCGATGGAGAAGGTTTCGTTGCGGATTTGCCGTTTTGGGTGTCGTAAGGTTCAGCGTCAAGTCCATCTCTCGAGAACGCGACGCCATGAACCTGTTCCGATCCGCCGCTCTGAATGCCCGCGTTCTGTTGACCGCTCCGGTGCGAGAGGTCCGGAATCGATGGATGCAAAAGCAATTGGCTTCACCGATGTTCGTGCCGTTTTATCATCGGGTGGCTGATACCCATCCGAACGATTGGACGATCTCGTGTCATCAGTTTGAACGCCATGTGAACTATTGCGAATCAAGGTTCGATTTGATTGGCTTGGATGAACTCCAACGTCGCGTCGAGCAAAAGGACTCGCCACGTCCGAGTGTCACGTTTTCATTCGACGACGGTTATGCAGAGAATTGTGACTTTGCTTTGCCGCTCTTGGCGGAACGCGGCATCCCATGCATTTACTTTGTGGCAATCGATCATCTTCAACGTCAAATCCCCTTTCCTCATGATTGTGAGGCGGGCGTCCCGTTAGCGGTCAACACGCTGACCCAACTTCGCGAAATCGCGGCCATGGGAATTGAGATTGGTTTGCACACGCGCAACCATGTCGATTTTTCAAAAGTTACGGATCAACGGACGGTGCACCATGAAATCACGAATGCCAAGCAAGAACTCGAGCAGATGATCGGTAGTCGGGTTCGGTACTTTGCCTTCCCGTACGGACTACCTGCGCAATTGACGCGTGTTGCAATCGATGCGGTCTACGAATCTGGGATGGAGGGTTTTTGCAGTGCGTTCGGCGGTTACAACACGGTCGGCCGGGATTCGTTTCACATTCGTCGTTTTCATGGCGACACCTGTTTCGCTCGGCTTCAGAATTGGCTCAGCTTCGATCCCGAAAAACTAAGGCGTGAACCGGCGATCGACTATCGCATTGGACATGGAGCGTCTGCGAGGGAGTTCGGCCGTGTCAATTCCGAGGCGCTTCCGGTTTAAGAGGATTTGTTCCGAAGATCTGCGCATTCGTACGAGTTGACCGCCTTGTGGTCCCTGTCCAGAGCTTCCCTGTTCAGAGCTATCCTTGGCAACTCGCTGGTGTACCGGCGATCGCCATTTGAGAAACCACTTCCAACACAAATTACGTTCAGAAGAAAACATCGCATGTTGTCCTACATTTCAAATAGATTTGGATCGGTTCCCCAACGCCGCCAGCCTGGTGCGCCGCTCCGCTGCTTGTTCGTGATTACAAGCATGCCCGTTGGTGGTGCGGAGACGTTGCTGGTCAACTTGATGCGGCGGATGGACCGTGATGTGATGGTCCCTGAGGTTGCATGCTTGAAGGAGGCCGGACCGCTCGGGGAAGCAATCGGAGCGGAGTTTGCTGTCCATACCGATTTGTTGTCGGGGAAGTATGACCTGCGAGTTTTACCCCGCTTGGTGAGATTAATGCGGCAGCGGCGAATCGATGTCGTCGTGACCGTGGGCGCGGGTGACAAAATGTTTTGGGGGCGGATTGCCGCTAAGGTCGCTGGCGTTCCCGTGATTGTTTCGGCACTACACAGCACCGGTTGGCCTGACGGCGTTGGACGGCTGAATCGGATGCTGACGCCGCTCACCGACGCTTTCATTGCTGTTGCGGATTCTCATGGTGACTTTTTGAGAGACTTTGAAGGGTTTCCAGGCGAAAAGGTTCGTGTGATCCGAAACGGAATCGACTGCAATCGGTTTTCTCCGTCTGCGGGAAGCCGCCGTGAACTACGAGATGAACTCGGGCTTGCTGAGGAAACACCGATCGTTGGGATCGTTGCCGCCCTGCGCAGCGAGAAGAACCATGCGATGTTTGTTCGGGCTGCTGCCAAAGCCTCGGAGCGTTTTTCGAATGCCCATTGGGTGATCATTGGTGACGGTCCGCAACGACCGGCGATCGAAGATCTTTGCGATCGCTATGGAATCTCGGACCACGTCCACCTGCTTGGGACGCGGCATGACACACCGAAACTCGTTGCCGGATTTGA
It contains:
- a CDS encoding polysaccharide deacetylase family protein, translated to MNLFRSAALNARVLLTAPVREVRNRWMQKQLASPMFVPFYHRVADTHPNDWTISCHQFERHVNYCESRFDLIGLDELQRRVEQKDSPRPSVTFSFDDGYAENCDFALPLLAERGIPCIYFVAIDHLQRQIPFPHDCEAGVPLAVNTLTQLREIAAMGIEIGLHTRNHVDFSKVTDQRTVHHEITNAKQELEQMIGSRVRYFAFPYGLPAQLTRVAIDAVYESGMEGFCSAFGGYNTVGRDSFHIRRFHGDTCFARLQNWLSFDPEKLRREPAIDYRIGHGASAREFGRVNSEALPV
- a CDS encoding vWA domain-containing protein; amino-acid sequence: MSWISTLTAGGWVLMILVPIGIILLYFLKLRREPVEVPSTYLWAKTIEDLHVNSLLQRLRRSLLLFLQLLIVGLAALAMLRPGIRGEMASQGRLVFLLDTSASMQTTDVPGHRNRFERAKQLIGDRIETMTDEETAMLVAFSDRAEVLQSFTSERRRLRDALSRVEVTNRSTDVLGALKAADGLANPRRTSEIGDVNDVQVADAKPADLLMYSDGGFQNVTEFSLGNLIPEYIALGTDSPTNLAITAFSAERNVEKPSEVQAFATVVNLGSQPATATASLTLEEELLDASGVDLPPGEQVGLSFAFENDEAVSLKLSLDIDDDFALDNVAFAGLTPLRTVSVLVVTPGNTPLRLALNTPKASKICVSEFVAPAYLSTDAYKQRSAAGADDLIIYDRCSPETMPITNTFFVGDLPPGETWKWRTDPSGVVLVDLDRTHPMMRYLELFSLLIFKGRSIDGPAGSMELLGADIGPMMVLAPRDGYQDLVLGFELVSEDGSGETQTNTNWYAERSWPVFVLNVLRYLAGAAEASGAPSFKPGDTVRLRLESALPQVTVQHAGSEPTMVPVGPSGFTEIVMTDQPGNYQVTAKDRVVDLFSINLFDTRESTIATAPSVELGYESVEAASGGVEKRKEYWRWLLLGMLAVLATEWWVFARRVG
- a CDS encoding glycosyltransferase family 4 protein, yielding MFVITSMPVGGAETLLVNLMRRMDRDVMVPEVACLKEAGPLGEAIGAEFAVHTDLLSGKYDLRVLPRLVRLMRQRRIDVVVTVGAGDKMFWGRIAAKVAGVPVIVSALHSTGWPDGVGRLNRMLTPLTDAFIAVADSHGDFLRDFEGFPGEKVRVIRNGIDCNRFSPSAGSRRELRDELGLAEETPIVGIVAALRSEKNHAMFVRAAAKASERFSNAHWVIIGDGPQRPAIEDLCDRYGISDHVHLLGTRHDTPKLVAGFDVFALSSLNEASPVSILEAMACGVPVVATDVGSVCESVIEGVSGHLVASEDATGLAQAIGRLLEDPQKRRTMGESGRRQVIATGSLEAMVEGYQALATQIYDAKAEKAKTARPERARDFPAERIAGLPLRKGSLSK